From the genome of Streptococcus lutetiensis, one region includes:
- a CDS encoding tyrosine-type recombinase/integrase, with amino-acid sequence MKVGKTTRVLTVYQWKPDPSKKGNVLVKFAMRYTHPLITKSRYKYLTGGENKGWYSTKATPTGKDSKGHEKLLISDIKNSQLITKVSKLLNEMIDETILDLTGEKPKKLEPSKTLCLKDIARPYDENNELYGLAFRWWVNRVKPAKNTLKTRVSVYNQHISPYFNENMSLKQFCMEQEKMQAIINNASEGTSKNIHIYLKMIFDWAVEQGELTASQHPILNKRVKRKTLTSAEEQAKLREDIAEKYLEVDEANQVFKIIENWTKRHNNELVADVLRIIYLTGMRPSEALGLNEDVLDFKNKLIKVHWQRASHNKTDKEMAEEGLRDEKERYRAILKTKESVRTIPMSPKVEQILLKYIERNKFQAEFNPTYKDMGYIFTRIYIKGKNQQGSPLYHTEISMFLRGGASQSAKYNKKSGKPYKDIDDLVDFGRPIHIVPHMFRHSFVSVMAEKNVSLNVIREFVGHSEDSREIEKIYLHVMQKGKDKIEQAMIDLAEIIS; translated from the coding sequence ATGAAAGTAGGTAAGACTACTCGAGTTTTAACGGTCTATCAATGGAAACCAGACCCTTCTAAGAAAGGTAATGTACTTGTTAAATTTGCAATGAGGTATACTCACCCCTTGATAACAAAAAGTCGCTATAAGTATCTTACAGGAGGGGAAAATAAAGGGTGGTATTCTACTAAGGCAACACCAACAGGAAAGGACAGTAAGGGACACGAGAAGTTACTTATTTCGGACATAAAGAATAGTCAGCTGATAACAAAAGTTTCAAAGTTACTAAATGAAATGATTGATGAAACCATATTAGATTTGACTGGAGAAAAACCAAAGAAATTAGAGCCTAGTAAAACTTTATGCCTTAAAGATATAGCTAGACCGTATGATGAAAATAACGAGTTATACGGTTTAGCTTTTAGGTGGTGGGTCAATCGTGTTAAGCCTGCCAAGAATACTCTAAAGACTAGAGTTAGTGTTTATAACCAGCATATTTCCCCATATTTCAACGAAAATATGAGTCTTAAACAGTTCTGTATGGAACAGGAAAAAATGCAAGCTATTATAAATAATGCAAGTGAGGGGACTTCAAAGAATATTCATATCTATCTTAAAATGATATTTGATTGGGCAGTAGAACAAGGAGAATTGACAGCGTCGCAACACCCTATTCTGAATAAGAGGGTTAAACGTAAGACGCTAACAAGTGCAGAGGAGCAGGCAAAACTTAGGGAAGATATAGCTGAAAAATATCTTGAAGTTGACGAGGCTAATCAAGTATTTAAGATTATTGAAAACTGGACTAAGCGACATAATAATGAACTGGTTGCTGATGTACTTAGAATAATTTACTTGACAGGTATGAGACCGAGTGAGGCATTAGGTTTGAATGAAGATGTTCTAGATTTCAAGAATAAACTCATTAAGGTTCATTGGCAAAGGGCAAGTCATAATAAGACTGACAAAGAAATGGCAGAGGAAGGTTTACGTGATGAGAAGGAACGATACAGAGCAATTCTAAAGACTAAAGAAAGTGTTAGAACTATCCCAATGTCACCAAAAGTAGAACAAATCTTACTGAAATATATTGAACGAAATAAGTTTCAAGCAGAATTCAATCCAACTTATAAAGATATGGGCTATATATTTACTAGAATCTACATTAAAGGCAAGAATCAACAAGGTAGCCCACTGTACCATACAGAAATTTCAATGTTCTTAAGAGGTGGAGCTAGCCAGTCGGCAAAGTATAATAAGAAAAGCGGAAAACCTTATAAAGATATTGATGACTTAGTAGATTTTGGTAGACCTATTCATATAGTTCCTCACATGTTTCGACATAGCTTTGTTTCAGTTATGGCAGAGAAGAATGTAAGCCTAAATGTTATTAGAGAATTTGTAGGACATTCAGAAGATAGTAGAGAGATAGAAAAAATCTACCTTCATGTTATGCAAAAAGGAAAGGATAAGATTGAACAAGCTATGATAGATTTGGCTGAAATTATCTCTTAA
- a CDS encoding FtsK/SpoIIIE domain-containing protein: MRRIIRRVLRWNKQRLRTVKPNLYIPIIYSKIISRYFYCVFAVLILASVLLFQENIISSIVGIFFLGMFYLIFRFWKKFQQIYLNGINYNLQYMIVSNKFYDSQVVNGREEITNYLVLKYRETELNIEIYAMKYGDKYNDLASNLGSLLSSSLSLELGEMTETISQVRYIFPKFAEMRLTWEDTLLINNITVSEKVSWQFGSPPHVLLAGSTKSGKTVMIENLVAQYLTLGAEIKLLDPKKGELSWLVGRKLEDRLGYKVVYNSPFQIAGALREAVEEMNRRFQVMADNPDTYISKGKVFNGRD, from the coding sequence ATGAGAAGAATAATAAGGCGAGTGTTACGATGGAACAAACAGAGGCTTAGAACGGTTAAGCCAAACCTATACATTCCTATCATATATAGCAAAATAATTTCAAGATATTTTTATTGTGTTTTCGCAGTTTTAATTTTAGCTAGTGTCCTATTATTTCAAGAAAATATTATTAGTTCAATTGTTGGCATATTCTTTTTAGGGATGTTTTACCTTATATTCCGTTTTTGGAAAAAGTTTCAGCAAATATATCTAAATGGAATTAACTATAATTTACAATATATGATTGTCTCCAATAAATTTTATGATAGTCAGGTAGTCAATGGCAGAGAAGAAATCACAAATTATTTAGTTCTAAAATATAGAGAAACTGAGTTGAATATAGAAATTTATGCTATGAAATATGGCGATAAGTATAATGATTTAGCCTCTAATTTGGGTTCTCTTCTATCTAGTTCACTCTCTCTAGAATTGGGGGAAATGACAGAAACAATCAGTCAAGTAAGGTATATTTTTCCTAAATTTGCCGAAATGAGATTAACTTGGGAAGATACGCTTCTAATCAATAATATAACTGTTTCAGAAAAGGTCAGTTGGCAATTTGGATCTCCACCTCATGTGCTTTTGGCTGGTTCAACGAAGTCAGGTAAAACGGTCATGATTGAAAATCTTGTGGCTCAATACTTAACTTTAGGGGCTGAAATAAAATTACTCGACCCCAAAAAAGGAGAACTTTCTTGGCTTGTTGGTCGAAAGTTGGAGGATAGACTAGGTTATAAAGTGGTCTATAATAGCCCTTTTCAAATTGCAGGAGCTTTAAGAGAGGCAGTTGAGGAGATGAATAGGCGATTTCAAGTCATGGCTGATAATCCAGATACCTATATTTCCAAAGGGAAAGTGTTCAATGGTAGAGATTAA
- a CDS encoding ClbS/DfsB family four-helix bundle protein yields the protein MRTYSDKNELKEEVLKSYKKYIAEFNDIPEKLKDLRIDEVDRTPAENLAYQVGWTTLILKWESDEQSGLEVKTPTETFKWNQLGELYQHFTETYASLTIKELTAQLNDNVDTIGNMIDSMSDEVLFKPHMRKWADSATKNAVWEVYKFIHINTVAPFGTFRTKIRKWKKVALK from the coding sequence ATGAGAACATATTCAGATAAAAACGAACTTAAGGAAGAAGTACTAAAATCATATAAAAAATATATTGCTGAATTCAATGACATTCCTGAGAAGTTGAAAGATTTAAGAATTGATGAGGTTGATAGGACACCAGCGGAGAATCTAGCCTATCAGGTTGGCTGGACTACCCTGATACTAAAATGGGAGTCAGATGAACAGAGTGGCTTAGAAGTTAAAACACCAACTGAGACGTTTAAATGGAATCAACTTGGAGAGCTATATCAGCATTTTACTGAGACCTACGCTAGTCTAACCATCAAAGAACTTACGGCTCAACTCAATGATAATGTAGATACTATAGGTAACATGATTGATTCAATGAGCGACGAAGTCCTATTTAAACCTCATATGAGAAAATGGGCTGATAGTGCGACTAAGAATGCAGTCTGGGAAGTTTATAAGTTTATTCATATTAATACGGTAGCTCCTTTCGGAACATTTAGAACTAAGATTCGCAAGTGGAAAAAAGTTGCTTTAAAGTGA
- a CDS encoding tyrosine-type recombinase/integrase translates to MRDNGSRVLIISSWRPDPYKAGNVLVKFAMRFTHPITKKSHKKYLSTGASKGWFTTKATPSKKLPSGKERLLVSDIKNTRLITQVTQELNKLVDDYIAELMGIKPKKAKKLLTLEEIAKPFDKDGNFYGKAFKAWHERVKPANNTLKTRVTIYNRYIEPNFDTRMSITKFAFMTDEIQNLINASSMHMARNLHIYLKMIFDWSVENGQITLTQDPIASNKVKRQVLTKSEEQDKKREDIAEKYLEASEVNHVLRLIESWTNRPDNQLIADVLRMIFLTGMRPSEVLGLNEDMLDFEKKWIKVHWQRASKNKSDDMMEALNLDEKERYRADLKTKESVRTIPMSPEVEKILRHYIDRNKFQAQFSPTYQDLGYLFTRTYIRAGNRQGSPLYHNELSQFLRGGSSQSAKYNKKAGKPYKDIDSFLDFGRPIHVIPHMFRHSFISIMASEGIDLPTIREFVGHSEDSKEIERVYLHVIKKQKDTMRGAVEKLEKLIE, encoded by the coding sequence ATGAGAGATAATGGTTCAAGAGTACTTATCATCAGTTCTTGGCGACCAGACCCTTATAAGGCGGGTAATGTCTTGGTGAAATTCGCTATGCGATTCACCCACCCTATTACTAAAAAATCTCATAAGAAATACCTTTCTACAGGTGCTAGTAAAGGGTGGTTTACCACCAAGGCAACACCGAGCAAAAAGTTACCTTCTGGGAAAGAACGTCTCTTGGTCAGCGATATTAAAAACACACGATTAATTACTCAGGTCACGCAAGAACTGAATAAATTAGTTGATGACTATATCGCCGAGCTAATGGGCATTAAGCCTAAGAAAGCCAAGAAACTTTTAACCCTAGAAGAAATCGCCAAGCCATTTGATAAAGATGGAAATTTTTACGGTAAAGCCTTTAAAGCATGGCATGAAAGGGTCAAGCCAGCCAATAATACCCTTAAAACAAGGGTTACTATCTATAATCGCTATATTGAGCCGAACTTTGATACCAGAATGTCCATCACGAAATTTGCCTTTATGACAGATGAAATTCAAAATCTTATCAATGCTTCTTCTATGCACATGGCGAGAAATCTGCATATCTACCTTAAGATGATTTTTGACTGGTCAGTTGAAAATGGACAGATAACTCTTACACAAGACCCGATTGCCAGCAATAAGGTTAAAAGGCAAGTTCTGACAAAGAGTGAGGAGCAGGACAAGAAGCGTGAAGATATAGCAGAGAAGTATCTAGAAGCAAGTGAGGTTAACCATGTTCTCCGCCTGATAGAGAGCTGGACTAATCGACCTGATAACCAACTTATCGCAGATGTATTGAGAATGATTTTTCTAACAGGCATGCGACCAAGTGAGGTTTTAGGCTTAAATGAAGACATGCTTGATTTTGAGAAAAAGTGGATAAAAGTTCATTGGCAGAGGGCAAGTAAGAATAAATCGGATGATATGATGGAAGCACTCAATCTTGACGAAAAGGAACGCTACCGAGCAGACCTTAAGACCAAGGAAAGTGTCCGCACGATTCCAATGAGCCCTGAGGTTGAAAAGATTCTACGTCACTATATTGACAGAAATAAATTTCAAGCTCAATTCAGTCCGACTTACCAAGACTTAGGGTATCTCTTTACTAGAACCTATATTAGGGCAGGTAATCGACAAGGCTCTCCGCTCTATCACAACGAACTCTCACAATTCCTGAGAGGTGGCTCTAGTCAGTCAGCAAAGTATAACAAGAAAGCAGGCAAGCCCTATAAGGATATCGATAGCTTTCTAGACTTTGGCAGACCGATTCATGTCATCCCTCATATGTTCCGCCATAGCTTTATCTCTATTATGGCTAGCGAAGGTATTGACCTCCCTACTATTCGAGAATTTGTCGGACACTCGGAGGATTCCAAGGAGATTGAGCGTGTCTACCTCCATGTGATTAAGAAGCAAAAAGATACCATGAGAGGGGCAGTTGAAAAGCTAGAAAAGTTGATTGAATAA
- a CDS encoding replication initiation factor domain-containing protein: MDNSVMLDYLAVTIKGLAPDDVIEKILILPKDKFVLNEWGINKYQRHYSFSEIKVYFNKDWQSKMGVFIELRGRGCRQYEEYMENNVNNWVTLMKCISECHSNVTRLDIANDIFDDSLSVPLIYSYCKKQLCISTAKTFDYHEKSLLENGEKVGEMVTIGVRGTQQWCVYNKLLEQKLDQELPNTPLSWTRAELRCWQEKANLLAKQIKEGRPLKEIYFEVINGHYRFVSPRDKDSNRWRRKAVKWWNDYLETQEKTVLSVKRTKPTLKRSEKWTEKQVSRTLGKLYVAKAESHGQEKADSYIQHLLELGISKLTETDETDIQQYKQEQLSSAYWGIRKDDL, encoded by the coding sequence ATGGATAACTCAGTGATGTTAGACTATTTAGCCGTAACGATTAAAGGCTTGGCTCCAGATGATGTCATTGAGAAAATCCTCATTCTTCCTAAAGACAAGTTTGTCCTCAATGAATGGGGGATAAACAAGTATCAACGACATTATTCCTTCTCAGAGATAAAGGTTTACTTCAATAAGGACTGGCAATCAAAGATGGGAGTCTTTATCGAACTGAGAGGGCGGGGGTGCCGTCAGTATGAAGAATATATGGAAAACAATGTCAATAACTGGGTAACCTTAATGAAATGCATTTCTGAATGTCATAGTAACGTTACGAGACTAGATATTGCCAACGATATCTTTGATGACAGTCTATCCGTCCCACTCATTTACAGTTATTGTAAAAAGCAACTCTGCATATCAACCGCTAAAACCTTTGATTACCATGAAAAGAGCCTTCTTGAAAATGGTGAAAAGGTCGGTGAAATGGTTACGATTGGTGTTAGAGGTACTCAGCAATGGTGTGTCTATAACAAATTGTTAGAACAAAAGCTAGACCAAGAATTGCCAAATACGCCCTTATCATGGACAAGAGCAGAGCTGAGGTGCTGGCAGGAAAAAGCAAATTTACTAGCTAAACAGATTAAAGAGGGGCGACCGCTCAAAGAGATTTACTTTGAAGTTATTAACGGACACTACCGTTTTGTCAGCCCGAGGGACAAGGATTCTAACCGTTGGCGAAGAAAGGCGGTAAAATGGTGGAATGACTATCTAGAGACACAAGAAAAGACGGTCTTAAGCGTAAAACGGACAAAACCTACCCTAAAACGTTCTGAGAAGTGGACAGAGAAACAAGTCTCACGAACACTCGGAAAACTCTATGTCGCTAAGGCGGAATCTCACGGGCAAGAAAAGGCAGATAGCTATATCCAGCACTTACTTGAATTGGGGATTTCTAAGCTAACCGAAACAGACGAGACTGACATTCAGCAGTACAAACAAGAGCAACTAAGCTCAGCCTATTGGGGCATAAGAAAAGACGACCTGTAG
- a CDS encoding HhH-GDP family DNA glycosylase, with protein sequence MNQTSIELQMVEWVAYSPETQEKVFIKPEDCKDLDDRELYRLIKSTGFERLIESRALQIVTDFLNQKTQVS encoded by the coding sequence ATGAATCAAACAAGTATTGAACTACAAATGGTGGAGTGGGTTGCCTACTCGCCAGAGACACAAGAGAAAGTTTTCATCAAACCAGAGGACTGCAAAGATTTAGATGACAGAGAACTCTATCGCCTTATCAAGAGTACGGGATTTGAACGATTGATTGAATCTAGAGCCTTGCAGATTGTGACCGACTTTCTCAATCAGAAAACACAGGTAAGCTAA
- a CDS encoding helix-turn-helix domain-containing protein, with protein MFEILKPDKKAVGKRLRQVKDELNLSFTDFGNRLGLKKSTINAYVRGDNLAPLEVLEKVSKIYGKPVGWFYYGELEEYIELYLRKLGYGTFLDEYPETPLKIKDELFRIKANPKQLITTNGGVTIGTFENPNWENDFGYPNEGYLDDIFFEMLCETLKNSIRQEAQTYLSQQEGLDDTKIKELSNYFANQIYISYDFVGNLENLSKDKIKQEVKESYERLLKDSPQAGVEVSYDSNYLLGFLINTLADSQTTRQLLSDMSQATVGMPFSQFHEGHELVEVIQSVRPRLIELYNNTTFDDWTDWSEK; from the coding sequence ATGTTTGAAATACTTAAACCTGATAAAAAGGCTGTTGGGAAAAGATTGAGGCAAGTCAAGGATGAGTTAAATTTGTCTTTTACAGATTTTGGAAATCGTCTTGGACTAAAAAAATCAACCATCAACGCATATGTAAGAGGAGATAACTTAGCGCCTCTTGAAGTTTTAGAAAAAGTATCAAAAATCTATGGAAAACCTGTAGGTTGGTTTTACTATGGAGAATTGGAAGAATATATTGAACTTTACCTTAGAAAACTTGGTTATGGTACATTCCTAGATGAATATCCTGAGACACCGTTAAAGATAAAGGATGAGCTTTTTAGGATTAAAGCAAATCCAAAACAATTAATCACAACTAACGGGGGAGTAACCATTGGAACATTTGAGAATCCTAATTGGGAAAATGACTTTGGTTACCCAAATGAAGGCTACCTAGATGATATCTTTTTTGAAATGCTTTGTGAAACTCTAAAGAACTCAATTAGACAGGAAGCTCAAACCTACCTAAGTCAGCAAGAAGGACTTGACGATACTAAAATCAAAGAACTCTCTAATTACTTTGCCAACCAAATCTACATCTCATATGATTTTGTCGGAAATTTAGAAAATCTTTCTAAAGATAAAATCAAGCAAGAAGTTAAAGAAAGCTATGAACGTCTGCTTAAAGATTCACCTCAAGCCGGTGTAGAAGTTAGCTATGATTCCAATTACCTACTTGGTTTTCTAATAAATACACTTGCGGATAGTCAAACAACAAGGCAATTACTTTCAGATATGTCACAAGCAACAGTCGGTATGCCTTTTTCACAATTTCATGAGGGACATGAATTAGTTGAGGTCATTCAATCCGTTAGACCACGCCTGATAGAACTTTATAACAATACAACCTTTGACGATTGGACTGACTGGTCTGAGAAATAA
- a CDS encoding diacylglycerol/lipid kinase family protein: MKKVMIIINPTSGGETALDYKESLENKAKKYFDYVETKITQKAKDATQFAEKASKEKYDAVIVFGGDGTVNEVISGIAEKNHIPKLGIIPGGTGNLITKLLEINQSIDQAIEELDFNFTKTIDIGKANQNYFGYIFSVGSLPEAIHNVNIEDKTKYGIFAYAINTMKSVVEDDVFNVRIESENGNYEGEASQVLVLLSNYYADKKLFDENTDGYGNILILKDATIISKLSTIPDLLKGDLVGNDNIEYIKARNIRISSEVKLESDVDGDKSDNLPVDIKILGNHIEVFSGMKE, translated from the coding sequence ATGAAAAAAGTAATGATAATTATTAATCCAACTTCTGGAGGAGAAACAGCATTAGATTATAAAGAGAGCCTGGAGAATAAGGCTAAAAAGTATTTTGATTATGTTGAAACTAAGATTACGCAAAAAGCCAAAGATGCAACTCAATTTGCTGAAAAGGCCTCTAAAGAAAAATATGATGCAGTAATTGTTTTTGGTGGAGACGGTACTGTAAATGAGGTTATTTCAGGGATTGCTGAAAAAAATCACATTCCAAAACTTGGTATTATTCCTGGTGGAACTGGTAATCTAATCACAAAGCTTTTAGAGATCAACCAAAGTATTGATCAAGCGATAGAAGAACTTGATTTCAATTTTACGAAAACCATTGATATTGGAAAAGCTAATCAAAATTATTTTGGCTATATTTTTAGTGTTGGATCTTTACCAGAAGCCATTCATAACGTTAATATTGAAGATAAAACAAAGTACGGTATCTTTGCATATGCAATCAATACGATGAAGTCCGTTGTGGAAGACGATGTATTTAATGTTCGTATTGAAAGCGAAAATGGCAATTATGAAGGTGAAGCTAGTCAGGTCTTAGTTCTTCTATCTAATTACTATGCAGACAAAAAACTATTTGATGAAAATACAGATGGATATGGAAATATCTTGATTTTAAAAGATGCAACTATTATTTCTAAACTATCGACTATCCCAGATTTGTTAAAAGGAGATCTAGTAGGTAACGATAATATCGAATATATCAAAGCGCGTAATATTAGGATTTCTTCAGAGGTTAAGTTAGAGTCAGATGTTGATGGAGATAAGTCGGATAATCTTCCAGTAGATATAAAAATACTAGGGAACCATATCGAAGTGTTTTCAGGCATGAAAGAATAG
- a CDS encoding TIGR00341 family protein has protein sequence MEKILKDDKLYSLIEFREKIYEDLELSKSDLTTLLCAMLIASIGLNMNSIPTIIGAMLISPLMTPILGVGFALAILDTKLLKKSFKVLFIQVAVSLLASTLYFLLSPISYASTEIIARTSPTIWDVVIAFVGGLAGIIGARKKEANNIVPGVAIATALMPPVCTVGYSIATGNLEYMIGASYLFSINCSFIMIATYIGTNVMMIKNPYFKHNREASKMRKILILVSLVLIIPSLASATTLVRDTLINESINNYLSDQFENHTILKKKYSKENNTLKLTISGKYLSESELQSIINKQNEYGLKNISIQVSQLTNDRLTEKELVDYIIQYKNDDDLQQIEKDKYKESSNNNK, from the coding sequence ATGGAAAAAATTTTGAAGGATGATAAACTTTATTCTTTAATTGAATTTAGGGAAAAAATCTATGAGGATTTAGAATTATCAAAAAGTGACTTAACCACTTTATTGTGTGCGATGTTGATTGCATCTATTGGTTTGAATATGAATTCTATTCCAACAATCATAGGGGCAATGTTGATTTCTCCATTGATGACACCTATCCTTGGAGTAGGTTTTGCGTTAGCAATATTAGATACAAAACTTCTCAAAAAATCGTTTAAAGTTCTTTTTATTCAAGTTGCAGTAAGCCTTTTAGCCTCTACACTTTATTTTTTACTTTCGCCCATTTCTTACGCAAGTACGGAAATTATTGCTAGAACTTCGCCCACAATTTGGGACGTTGTAATCGCATTCGTCGGTGGATTAGCCGGCATTATTGGAGCACGAAAGAAAGAAGCTAATAACATTGTTCCTGGTGTCGCCATTGCAACTGCTCTTATGCCACCCGTTTGTACCGTGGGGTATTCTATTGCCACAGGAAATCTTGAGTATATGATAGGGGCGTCATATTTGTTCTCCATTAACTGCAGTTTTATTATGATTGCTACATATATTGGCACTAATGTGATGATGATTAAAAATCCTTATTTTAAACATAATCGTGAAGCCTCTAAAATGCGAAAAATATTAATTTTAGTCTCGCTTGTTCTTATTATTCCAAGTTTAGCTTCTGCAACTACCTTAGTTAGAGATACGCTAATCAATGAGTCTATCAATAATTATCTATCTGATCAATTTGAAAACCATACTATTTTGAAAAAGAAATATAGTAAAGAAAACAATACACTAAAGCTAACCATTTCAGGTAAGTATCTTTCAGAATCTGAGTTACAAAGTATCATTAACAAACAAAATGAATATGGTTTGAAAAATATCTCGATTCAGGTTTCACAATTAACAAATGATAGATTAACTGAAAAAGAATTAGTCGACTACATTATTCAATATAAAAATGATGATGATCTTCAACAAATAGAAAAGGATAAGTATAAAGAATCCTCAAATAACAACAAGTAA
- a CDS encoding GlsB/YeaQ/YmgE family stress response membrane protein — MLWSIIVGGFIGLITGGITKKGGSMGIIANIFAGLVGSFVGQSLFGAWGPSLAGMALIPSILGAVIVVAVVSFFLGKKE, encoded by the coding sequence ATGCTTTGGTCTATTATCGTAGGAGGCTTTATCGGTCTTATTACAGGTGGTATCACTAAAAAGGGAGGCTCCATGGGAATAATCGCTAATATCTTTGCAGGTTTAGTCGGTTCATTTGTTGGACAATCACTTTTCGGTGCATGGGGACCTAGTCTAGCTGGAATGGCATTAATTCCATCAATCTTAGGAGCAGTCATTGTTGTTGCAGTAGTATCATTTTTCCTAGGGAAAAAAGAATGA
- the amaP gene encoding alkaline shock response membrane anchor protein AmaP encodes MSKTKKILYLILCILILTILIPILLDYHKVSGLGLHLVDWKQISFLDFYLSRYVFWGTLVLSAVVLFLMLVTLFYPKQYLEIQLPDVDGELKLKNSAIEGFVRCVVANHNFIKDPTIKVNSRKNKCLVHVEGQMLASDNIIKRTQIIKDEIANGLTQFFGMNHHVKLYISVKEYKPKPPRKKTVSRVK; translated from the coding sequence ATGTCAAAAACCAAAAAAATACTTTACCTTATTTTATGTATTTTAATCTTGACAATTTTGATTCCTATTTTGCTAGATTATCATAAAGTCAGTGGCTTAGGACTTCATTTAGTTGATTGGAAACAAATTTCCTTTTTAGACTTTTATCTTTCAAGATATGTTTTCTGGGGTACTTTAGTACTTTCAGCTGTAGTGTTGTTTCTAATGCTTGTTACACTCTTTTATCCTAAACAATATTTAGAGATTCAATTACCTGATGTTGATGGTGAACTCAAATTAAAAAATTCAGCTATTGAAGGATTTGTGCGTTGTGTGGTTGCTAATCACAATTTTATAAAGGATCCTACTATTAAGGTAAACAGTCGTAAGAATAAATGTTTAGTTCACGTAGAAGGACAAATGCTTGCATCGGACAACATTATTAAACGAACTCAAATAATTAAAGATGAGATTGCTAATGGATTGACACAGTTTTTTGGAATGAATCATCATGTAAAACTGTATATTTCTGTAAAAGAATACAAGCCAAAACCACCACGTAAAAAAACTGTTAGTCGTGTAAAGTAA
- a CDS encoding DUF2273 domain-containing protein, translating into MEWLKKYRYPFLSGLAGVILACFILSYGFFKTLFVLICATLGVGIGYYIQQKQLFK; encoded by the coding sequence ATGGAATGGTTAAAAAAATACCGATATCCATTTCTTTCCGGATTGGCAGGTGTTATCTTAGCTTGCTTCATCCTATCCTATGGTTTTTTTAAGACTTTATTTGTCTTGATTTGCGCCACTCTAGGAGTTGGAATTGGATATTATATTCAACAAAAACAATTATTTAAATAG
- a CDS encoding Asp23/Gls24 family envelope stress response protein, whose amino-acid sequence MSKVEKKVEEIKGELTYEDKVIQKIIGLSLENVPGLLAIDGGFFSNLSEKLVNTDNVASGVNVEVGKEQVAVDLNVIVEYQKNVPELYKKIKEVVVSEISKMTDLEVVEVNVDVVDIKTKEQHEADSVSLQDRVTGVVESTSEFTSDKFESAKQGLSDGFSAAKEKVSEGVGTVSEATAKAEPRVH is encoded by the coding sequence ATGTCAAAAGTAGAAAAAAAAGTAGAAGAAATAAAAGGTGAATTGACCTACGAAGATAAAGTCATTCAAAAAATTATTGGCCTTTCTTTAGAAAATGTTCCAGGTTTGCTGGCTATTGATGGAGGCTTTTTCTCAAACCTAAGTGAAAAACTTGTCAATACTGATAACGTTGCAAGTGGAGTCAATGTGGAAGTCGGTAAAGAGCAAGTTGCTGTTGATTTGAACGTAATTGTTGAATATCAAAAGAATGTTCCTGAACTATACAAGAAAATCAAAGAGGTTGTTGTTTCAGAAATTTCTAAGATGACTGATTTGGAAGTAGTTGAAGTTAATGTAGATGTTGTTGATATCAAGACTAAAGAGCAACATGAAGCAGACTCAGTAAGCCTACAAGACCGAGTAACTGGCGTTGTTGAATCAACAAGTGAATTTACTTCTGATAAGTTTGAAAGCGCAAAACAGGGATTGAGTGATGGCTTCTCAGCTGCAAAGGAAAAAGTTAGTGAAGGTGTTGGAACTGTCTCTGAAGCGACAGCTAAAGCAGAACCAAGAGTTCACTAA
- a CDS encoding CsbD family protein, with protein sequence MSVEEKFNQAKGTIKEGVGKVTDDKKTEKEGAAEKVVSKVKEVAEDAKEAVEGGIEGVKNMVKKDDK encoded by the coding sequence ATGTCAGTAGAAGAAAAATTTAATCAAGCTAAAGGTACTATTAAAGAAGGTGTCGGAAAAGTAACTGATGATAAAAAAACTGAAAAAGAAGGAGCTGCTGAAAAAGTAGTTTCAAAAGTTAAAGAAGTTGCCGAAGATGCCAAAGAGGCTGTTGAAGGGGGTATTGAAGGCGTTAAAAATATGGTTAAAAAGGACGATAAATAA